Part of the Paenibacillus sp. JNUCC32 genome is shown below.
TATAATCCATCTAATTTGAATCCATTCAGTGTGTCCAACGGAAATTCCGTAGTTACTGTAATATAATTACGAATCGTTAGATTCGTCCAACCGAAATTCAAATCATAGATGAATCGGTTGGAATCATAAAATTTAAAGTTGATTTGGCATCCTTCGTACTTTCCAGGGATACGAGATATAAAATGAAATTCGGCTCGTGTCCCCTCATTCGTGCAATCTCTAAGCACAGGCATCTCTATACCTCCTGCCGACTCAATGTGTCGTCCAGTAATCCGCAGCTCTTTCCACTCTTTGAACGGGCTGTGCCTCTTCTTTCAGCACAATCAGGCTCTGCAATTCCCGCTTGTTCTTAAACATAATATAGCCTTGTTCCTCCAATGAAGCTATGCCCTCCATAATTTCGTTCGGTTTACGTCCCGTTAGGTACTTAAGTAACCGTAAGGTCGGGACACGGCTGCGATGCGCCGGATAGTTGATCAAAATTCGGAGCAGTTTTCGTTCCAGATCAGGAAGCATGCGAACCTCTTCCTTTCTGGGGCCTCCAGGACAGGATGTTGTTTTCATTGAATACCCGGGGCTTTCCCGTCTCCAGGCACGTTGCCCGAATCCGCTGATCCTTAATGCTGTGTATCTGTATTTTGCGCTGGGTAATGTTGCCCTTACGGTCTTCGTATATGATTTCTACGGTTTGCTCCAGGTATTTCTCAAACATGATGCACTCACCTCTGATAAGAACATTTGTTTGTATTATATGCGAACACTCGTTCTTTTATCAATGTTAATTTTACCCTAATCGGCTTGGCATCTATTACTAACAAACTCGCAATCATTGGAGCATCGATGGAACCGACCGTTAAGGACTCAGCTGTAGCTTCCTAAGTCATAATAAAAACCGGCGCCAACCGGCACCGGCTACTACGACCCATATCTCATTCAACAACCATGAACTTACCACAAATTTGGTGTACCCCAGTCCCCGTATCAATTGGATCAAGATTTATTTCAAAAGTTCTTCCGGCGTCTCTCCGCTATACACAAATACGGGACTTGCAGTATTAACGACAAATACGGCTACCAACGTCAGTGCAGATGCGATGAACGAAAAAAAACGATGACGAATCTTATGGATCCATAACATGAGCTTGTCCTCCTTTCCAGCGTAATAAACTAATAGCCTGGATTAAAAATATGACAGCCAATGTTGGGGACTGAAGGACAAAATTGAACATCACGATGAAGCAGCTAATCAAGCGGAGCTTAGAGTAATGCTTGCTCGGTATCCGGGATTGTCTCTCGATTCGGCTGGGAGCAAACAGCATAACCAGCAACAGACTAAGCGCATTCATAACGAGCACAGCTGCAATCCCCATATCAACGAAAGTCACCAAGGTAAACAGTGCTGTCGTGAACGCAATACAGCCGGCCCCCGTCTTAAGGTGATACCCTCCCGAGAATTGCCTCAGTATTGCGAAGCCCGTCAAGGCTATGACCGCCTCTCTCACGTTACCCGAGAAGATCGAAATCAGCAGCGTGAATACGACAATGAACATCACGTTGAATAGAATGGCG
Proteins encoded:
- a CDS encoding cyclic lactone autoinducer peptide, producing the protein MLWIHKIRHRFFSFIASALTLVAVFVVNTASPVFVYSGETPEELLK
- a CDS encoding accessory gene regulator ArgB-like protein yields the protein MIIEGLSERIAERIKRQVPDHPSSVPVLKHALAILFNVMFIVVFTLLISIFSGNVREAVIALTGFAILRQFSGGYHLKTGAGCIAFTTALFTLVTFVDMGIAAVLVMNALSLLLVMLFAPSRIERQSRIPSKHYSKLRLISCFIVMFNFVLQSPTLAVIFLIQAISLLRWKGGQAHVMDP